One genomic segment of Oncorhynchus mykiss isolate Arlee chromosome 10, USDA_OmykA_1.1, whole genome shotgun sequence includes these proteins:
- the LOC110533153 gene encoding SLAM family member 5 isoform X1, with product MGIICVMSSELMAIMDDMISHTCVFSKASVSTGCSDVEGDDVITDRVDSCTTVDGVVISSLYLQRERQDKIPSCTHLNSSSFRAMNHLFGWTRLMLLCFVIDALCASQQTVNSETQEVKGIVGKSLSFPERVFKTGYVRYGEDTTATVINGQSHIDSDERFKNRLHWDNVTGLFSLSDLQIEDAGVYSVENKDGEKRIPKFNLILYYVVSKPQVRECDSSSCSVVCFVDNEKEVTLTLYRGEDILNQTSSPDLTTDLSLRLEVEGKNYNSTYSCVASNPVSNETVLVPKCCSEDGHPKETDMNERTRGTLIIAVFCVVVASGLVGLAINRKKRGNEHSQDSSEGVQVDNEYATITYIKQTDNQEERRDIPELESHRDNSAMVSVYDSLQLHRMAASGDVDTA from the exons ATGGGCATTATATGTGTAATGAGCTCAGAGCTGATGGCAATAATGGATGATATGATTTCTCACACATGCGTCTTCTCCAAGGCCTCCGTCTCCACAGGGTGTTCTGATGTTGAAGGTGATGATGTGATTACTGACAGGGTTGACAGCTGCACCACTGTAGATGGAGTTgtaatctcctctctctacctccagagggagagacag GACAAGATCCCATCTTGCACACATCTGAACAGCTCGAGCTTTAGAGCAATGAACCATTTGTTTGGATGGACAAGGCTCATGCTGCTATGTTTCGTAATTGATG ctCTCTGTGCTTCCCAGCAAACAGTCAACTCTGAGACTCAGGAGGTGAAAGGCATCGTGGGAAAGTCTTTATCTTTTCCAGAGAGAGTGTTTAAAACTGGATATGTAAGGTATGGAGAAGACACTACTGCAACTGTGATCAATGGACAAAGCCATATAGATTCAGATGAGAGATTTAAAAATCGCCTTCACTGGGACAATGTGACAGGATTATTCAGTCTGTCAGACCTACAGATAGAAGATGCTGGGGTTTATTCTGTGGAGAATAAAGACGGAGAGAAGAGGATACCTAAATTTAACCTCATTCTttact ATGTTGTTTCCAAACCTCAGGTGAGAGAGTGTGACAGCAGCTCctgtagtgtggtgtgttttgttgACAATGAAAAAGAGGTGACCTTGACCTTGTACAGGGGAGAGGATATACTAAACCAAACCAGCAGTCCTGATCTCACCACCGATCTATCTCTCCGTTTGGAGGTAGAGGGAAAGAACTACAATTCCACCTACAGCTGTGTGGCTTCCAACCCTGTCAGCAATGAGACAGTTCTTGTCCCAAAATGTTGCAGTGAAGATGGTCATCCCAAGGAGACAG acATGAATGAGAGGACACGGGGTACGCTTATTATTGCTGTATTCTGCGTTGTGGTTGCCTCGGGACTGGTTGGACTTGCAATCAATCGAAAGAAGAGGGGAAATGAACACTCACAAG ATTCATCCGAAGGAGTGCAAGTTGACAATGAGTATGCAACGATTACTTACATAAAACAAACAGATAACCAG gAGGAGCGAAGAGATATACCAGAACTGGAGTCGCATAGAGACAACTCTGCAATGGTATCCGTTTATGATTCACTCCAGTTACATCGCATGGCTGCCAGCGGGGATGTTGACACAGCATGA
- the LOC110533153 gene encoding uncharacterized protein LOC110533153 isoform X2: MLGFILWRIKTERRGYLNLTSFFTMLFPNLRGEDILNQTSSPDLTTDLSLRLEVEGKNYNSTYSCVASNPVSNETVLVPKCCSEDGHPKETDMNERTRGTLIIAVFCVVVASGLVGLAINRKKRGNEHSQDSSEGVQVDNEYATITYIKQTDNQEERRDIPELESHRDNSAMVSVYDSLQLHRMAASGDVDTA, translated from the exons ATGCTGGGGTTTATTCTGTGGAGAATAAAGACGGAGAGAAGAGGATACCTAAATTTAACCTCATTCTttact ATGTTGTTTCCAAACCTCAG GGGAGAGGATATACTAAACCAAACCAGCAGTCCTGATCTCACCACCGATCTATCTCTCCGTTTGGAGGTAGAGGGAAAGAACTACAATTCCACCTACAGCTGTGTGGCTTCCAACCCTGTCAGCAATGAGACAGTTCTTGTCCCAAAATGTTGCAGTGAAGATGGTCATCCCAAGGAGACAG acATGAATGAGAGGACACGGGGTACGCTTATTATTGCTGTATTCTGCGTTGTGGTTGCCTCGGGACTGGTTGGACTTGCAATCAATCGAAAGAAGAGGGGAAATGAACACTCACAAG ATTCATCCGAAGGAGTGCAAGTTGACAATGAGTATGCAACGATTACTTACATAAAACAAACAGATAACCAG gAGGAGCGAAGAGATATACCAGAACTGGAGTCGCATAGAGACAACTCTGCAATGGTATCCGTTTATGATTCACTCCAGTTACATCGCATGGCTGCCAGCGGGGATGTTGACACAGCATGA